The genomic DNA CGTCATCGAGTCGCATCCCGAGCACCGTGGTCTCCTATGTGGGGCAGGAGCGAGGCGCAGGGGCGGCCCGAGTTCGGGCCGCCCCTGCGTATGCCTCAGTTGATGGTGGTGGCGACGCTGTCGAAGAGCGCGGCCAGGTTGTTGCCGAGGGCCGTTACGGCGGTGATGATCACGACGGCGATGAGGGCGACCATGAGGCCGTACTCGACGGCGGTCGCGCCCTCTTCGTCGTCGGTGCGGACGAAGAACGACGAGACAGCCAGCCAGGCGTGGAAGAGGCGTTCCATGCTTTCTCCTTGGACTGGGCCAGACTGTTCCGACCCGGTTTTTGGGTACGCAGCTGAAGCTATTCTCAAGACGCTTTCTGGGGATGAGGCGCACGGCGCAACTTCGGGGCGCCGCCCGTCCTCTGATCACCGGGACCAAAGTCCCGCTCGTCGACCTCGCGTGGGCGTCAGCGTTTGGGTCAAGCTGGCAGGATGTCGAAAACGACCGGAAGCGTCGGTCGAAAATACCGGAAGCGTCGGC from Actinomycetota bacterium includes the following:
- a CDS encoding Flp family type IVb pilin encodes the protein MERLFHAWLAVSSFFVRTDDEEGATAVEYGLMVALIAVVIITAVTALGNNLAALFDSVATTIN